From the genome of Pseudomonas sihuiensis:
CGCAACTGGAAGGTCCGGCCGGCTATATGAAGAGTTTCAACGCCGCGCTGTGCCAGGCGTGCATCAGCCAGGTCAAGGTGGTCTACCTGCGCATCGGCAAGCCGCGCAGCCTGCGCGCTGCCGGCGGACTGTTCTTCGGCAGCCCCTATCGCATGGGTACGAGCATTCCCATACCGCCACGCACCAAGCCAGACGCCGAGTTGTGGATCACCGCCGAGGGCTGGGACGGCACAGTACATCAGGCATCCATCCCGCTGGCCGAGGCTTCGCCCGCCACCCTCGCCTGGCTGAAACAACAAGGAGACAAACCATGATCCATAGCGCCCGCATCGGTCTGCTGATGCTCTGTACCGGCCTGTCCCCTCTGGCTCTCGCGCACAACCCGATCTGCGAATGCGAGGAGCACGGCACCGGCGAAATCATCTGCACCGGCGGCTTCTCCGACGGCAGTGGCGCCCCCGGCGTGACCCTCGACGTGATCAGCTACGAAGAAGAGGTGCTGGTGCCCGGCAAACTCGGCGAGGACTCCAGGCTCAGCTTCAAGCGTCCGGATGGCGAGTTCTACGTACTGTTCGACGCCGGCCCCGGCCACGTCGTGGAAATCGACCACACGGAAATCGCCAGCCAATGACCACCCAAGTGGTACGCCCGGCCGGCGCTGGGCATGAAAGCCTGTGGGTAGCCGTCCTCAGCCTGTCGATCATCCTACTGGCCGCAACAGTCATCAGCCTGCGCAGCGAGAACCACGAGGAAGAAAGCGTCGCCGCCCATCAGATCGATGCCCGCCGCGACCTGAACGCCGCCGAGCAAGGCATCCATACCGAATTGGTCGTGGCCCTCGACGAGATCCTGATGCTGCGGGACGAACAGCAGACCTTGCCCGAGCCGCAGCAACTGGCCGAAGAAGGCATTCCGCCTTTTACCCACGACGCCAGCACCGCCACCCGTGGCCACCACGTCTGGCAGCTGCTGCATGTCGGCGATGACTACGCCTACCAGGGTCTGAGCGGCGACAGCGCCGTCGCCGGCTCCTTCCTGTTGCTGGCAAGCGCAGCGGATGCCGACATCTGGCTCAACCGCTCCAGCGATGTCGTTGCCCCACAGAACCTGCATGCCGATGCCCTGATCGCCGCCGGCTGGCGCCAGGTCGCCAGCCAATACGACGCCGGCGTCACCCGCCAGCATCGCCACTGAATATCGGGAACCCCACCATGCCCTCTCGCTTCGTCTCCCGCCGCCTGCTGGCCAGCCTGCTGCTGAGCCTGGGCGCCGCCCTCGCCCCCGTGCTCGCCAGTGCCGACAACCACCGCCTGCGTATCGGCATTACCCTGCACCCCTACTACAGCTACGTCAGCAATATCGTCGGCGAACGCGCCGACGTGGTGCCGCTGATCCCGGCTGGCTTCAACCCGCACGCCTACGAGCCGCGCGCCGAGGACATCAAGCGCATCGGCGACCTCGACGTGGTGGTGCTCAACGGCGTCGGCCATGACGACTTCGCCGACCGCATGATCGCCGTCAGCGAGAAGCCCGACGTCCCCGTGATCGAGGCCAACGCCCGCGTGCCCCTGCTCGCCGCCACCGGCCAGGCCGCACGCGGCGCCGGCAAGGTGGTCAACCCGCACACCTTCCTCTCCATCACCGCCTCCATCGCGCAGATCAACAACATCGCCCGCGAACTCGGCAAGCTCGACCCGGACAACGCCAAGTTCTACAGCCAGAACGCCCGTGCCTACGGCAAGCGCCTGCGCGGCCTGCGCGCCGAGGCGCTGGGCAAGCTG
Proteins encoded in this window:
- a CDS encoding DUF6162 family protein is translated as MTTQVVRPAGAGHESLWVAVLSLSIILLAATVISLRSENHEEESVAAHQIDARRDLNAAEQGIHTELVVALDEILMLRDEQQTLPEPQQLAEEGIPPFTHDASTATRGHHVWQLLHVGDDYAYQGLSGDSAVAGSFLLLASAADADIWLNRSSDVVAPQNLHADALIAAGWRQVASQYDAGVTRQHRH
- a CDS encoding metal ABC transporter substrate-binding protein translates to MPSRFVSRRLLASLLLSLGAALAPVLASADNHRLRIGITLHPYYSYVSNIVGERADVVPLIPAGFNPHAYEPRAEDIKRIGDLDVVVLNGVGHDDFADRMIAVSEKPDVPVIEANARVPLLAATGQAARGAGKVVNPHTFLSITASIAQINNIARELGKLDPDNAKFYSQNARAYGKRLRGLRAEALGKLTDAKGSELRVATIHAAYDYLLREFGLEVTAVVEPAHGIEPSPSQLKKTIDQLKELDVQVIFSEMDFPSSYVDTIHRESGVKIYPLTHISYGEYTAGKYEEEMARNLDTVVRAIQDEGV